A window from Carassius auratus strain Wakin chromosome 48, ASM336829v1, whole genome shotgun sequence encodes these proteins:
- the LOC113065620 gene encoding phosphatidylinositol 4,5-bisphosphate 3-kinase catalytic subunit delta isoform-like, whose product MPPGVFGMQDVWEREGRQQVNMEFLLPTGIYLNFPVACNETISTIKKMVWKNARNEPLFSALSDPDAYVFTCINMTAEREELEDEQRRMSDVRLFLPILRLVAREGDRVEKLINTQISLLIGKGHHEFESQKNHEVNEFRMKMRTFCEERAQVRQMLPWDQWMEYNFPCDLEPCSVVAQSGKSCSVKKIFVNVKFEGSEETFVLQQDPHDLPVLLKQNALRKKSTVFRSTKQEKPEDYSLQINGRWEFIYGKYPLCQFKYIFTCLHGGITPHLTMVHHSVIIKYQEEQGGLSNQVSRSRAQSKPPPLPLKRQNTSSLWSIHEPFYIYLLQGSRVNADEGMKLVVQAGLFHGSELLCKVVISNEVSVCSDPVWDQKLVFDISVSDLPRMSRLCFALYGVIEKTKKRPTKKKNKRADCPLAWVNTMVFDYKDQLKTGEFSLSTWPSVPDDKGDLLNPMGTVEKNPNIDSTAGLLIRFPNIRPHPLYYPPIEKLNDLGMNGEKASKEEHLKLKEIVDNKNYTEFFEDEKELLWKLREEVRQRYPESLPKLLLITKWNKHEDVAQMVGLLRKWPELPAIHALELLDYSFPDPHARSFTIRCLRKLSDDELFQYLLQLVQVLKYESYLDCDLTCFLLERALANKKIGHFLFWHLRSEMHVSSVSLRFGLILEAYCRGSIFHIKSLMKQNEALNKMKALNDFVKSGSQKATRIQTTEDMKVCIKQDTYMEALSDVVSPLNPSIVLCELCADKCKFMDSKMKPLWLMYKNKYDNVGIIFKNGDDLRQDMLTLQMIQLMDVLWKTEGLDLRMLPYGCLSTGNKTGLIEVVKNSDTIANIQRNNSNSAATAAFNKDALLNWLKSKNPGDKLDQAIEEFTLSCAGYCVATYVLGIGDRHSDNIMIRETGQLFHIDFGHFLGNFKSKFGINRERVPFILTYDFVHVIQEGRTNNSEKFERFRQCCEQAYKILCRNGILFVNLFALMKAAGLPELSSSKDIQYLKDSLALGKSEEEALKNFKVKFNEALRESWKTKVNWMMHTFAKDNR is encoded by the exons ATGCCGCCGGGGGTCTTTGGCATGCAGGATGTGTGGGAGAGGGAGGGTCGGCAACAGGTCAACATGGAGTTCCTCCTCCCCACGGGGATCTACCTCAACTTTCCCGTAGCATGCAATGAAACCATTAGTACCATCAAGAAG ATGGTGTGGAAGAATGCCAGGAACGAGCCTCTGTTCAGTGCCCTGAGTGACCCGGATGCCTACGTCTTCACCTGCATCAACATGACCGCGGAGCGGGAGGAGCTGGAAGATGAGCAGCGGCGCATGAGTGACGTTCGGCTGTTCTTGCCAATTCTCCGGCTGGTGGCCCGGGAAGGAGACCGAGTCGAAAAGCTCATCAACACCCAGATCAGTCTTCTAATAGGAAAAG GTCACCATGAATTTGAATCCCAAAAAAACCATGAGGTGAATGAATTCCGAATGAAAATGCGGACATTTTGTGAAGAGCGTGCTCAGGTGCGGCAGATGTTGCCATGGGATCAATGGATGGAGTACAACTTCCCATGTGACTTGGAGCCGTGCTCTGTAGTGGCGCAATCGGGGAAATCATGCAGTGTCAAAAAGATTTTTGTCAATGTGAAGTTCGAGGGCAGTGAG GAGACTTTCGTTCTCCAGCAAGATCCGCACGACCTGCCGGTTCTTCTGAAACAGAACGCCTTGAGAAAGAAGTCCACCGTGTTCCGATCGACAAAGCAGGAGAAGCCAGAGGACTACAGCCTTCAGATTAACGGGAGATGGGAGTTTATTTATGGAAAATATCCACTCTGCCAGTTTAAA TATATTTTTACATGTTTGCATGGAGGTATCACCCCACACCTGACCATGGTGCATCATTCAGTCATCATCAAGTACCAGGAGGAACAGGGTGGCCTCAGTAACCAGGTGTCCAGGAGTCGTGCTCAGTCCAAACCACCCCCGCTGCCTCTGAAAAGG CAAAACACGTCTTCGCTGTGGTCTATCCATGAGCCTTTCTATATATACCTTCTACAGGGCAGCCGAGTAAACGCGGATGAAGGCATGAAG ctGGTGGTTCAGGCTGGCCTCTTCCATGGCAGTGAGCTCCTGTGCAAAGTGGTCATCAGTAATGAGGTCAGTGTTTGCTCTGACCCCGTATGGGACCAGAAACTAGTGTTCGACATCAGCGTGAGTGACCTGCCTCGTATGAGCCGCCTCTGCTTTGCCCTCTACGGCGTCATTGAGAAGACCAAGAAGCGCCCAaccaagaagaaaaacaaaagagcG GACTGCCCTCTAGCCTGGGTTAACACGATGGTGTTTGACTACAAGGACCAGCTAAAAACTGGAGAATTTTCCCTGTCCACATGGCCATCAGTCCCAG ATGATAAAGGAGATTTGTTGAATCCTATGGGCACTGTGGAGAAAAATCCAAACATTGACAGCACGGCCGGTCTTCTGATTCGCTTTCCCAACATCAGACCACACCCCCTGTATTATCCTCCAATTGAAAAG CTAAATGATCTGGGAATGAATGGTGAAAAAGCTTCAAAAGAAGAG CACCTGAAACTGAAAGAGATTGTGGACAATAAAAATTACACCGAGTTCTTTGAGGATGAGAAGGAGCTTCTGTGGAAATTACGTGAGGAGGTGAGGCAGCGATACCCGGAGAGCCTCCCCAAACTCCTCCTCATCACTAAGTGGAACAAACACGAGGACGTGGCTCAG atggtTGGTTTGTTACGAAAATGGCCAGAATTGCCTGCTATACATGCTCTAGAACTTCTGGACTACAGTTTCCCGGACCCTCATGCCCGCTCCTTCACCATCCGCTGCCTCAGGAAGTTGAG TGATGATGAACTCTTTCAGTACCTCTTGCAACTAGTGCAGGTTCTGAAGTATGAATCCTACCTGGATTGTGACTTGACCTGTTTCCTGCTTGAGAGAGCCCTGGCCAACAAAAAAATAGGTCACTTCTTGTTTTGGCACCTCAG GTCAGAAATGCATGTGTCCTCAGTCAGCTTGAGATTTGGACTTATTCTGGAGGCGTACTGTCGTGGGAGCATCTTTCACATCAAGAGCTTGATGAAGCAG AATGAGGCTCTGAATAAAATGAAAGCTCTCAATGACTTTGTGAAATCCGGCAGTCAGAAAGCAACCAGGATACAGACTACAGAGGACATGAAAGTGTGCATCAAACAGGACACTTACATGGAAGCGCTTTCGGATGTCGTTTCTCCTCTCAACCCAAGCATCGTGCTGTGTGAACTATG tGCAGACAAGTGTAAGTTCATGGACTCAAAGATGAAACCGCTGTGGCTGATGTACAAGAACAAATATGATAATGTGGGCATTATCTTCAAGAATGGAGACG atttgaggCAGGATATGCTAACCCTTCAAATGATTCAGCTAATGGATGTTTTATGGAAAACAGAAGGTCTTGACCTCAG AATGCTGCCCTACGGATGCCTGTCAACCGGAAATAAAACGGGTCTTATCGAGGTGGTGAAAAACTCAGACACTATCGCCAACATCCAGAGAAATAACAGCAACAGTGCCGCCACTGCTGCCTTCAACAAGGACGCTCTTCTCAACTGGCTTAAATCCAAAAACCCAGG ggaTAAACTGGATCAAGCAATTGAGGAATTCACCCTCTCCTGTGCAGGCTACTGTGTAGCCACATATGTTCTGGGAATAGGGGACCGTCACAGTGACAATATAATGATCAGGGAAACGGGTCAG TTATTCCATATAGATTTCGGGCACTTTTTGGGGAACTTCAAGAGCAAATTTGGGATCAACAGAGAACGTGTGCCTTTCATTCTGACGTACGACTTCGTCCATGTGATTCAGGAGGGACGGACCAACAACAGCGAGAAATTTGAACG GTTTCGTCAGTGCTGCGAACAAGCCTACAAAATCCTCTGCAGGAATGGGATTCTTTTTGTGAATCTTTTTGCCTTGATGAAAGCTGCAGGACTCCCTGAGCTCAGTTCTTCCAAAGACATACAATATCTCAAG GACTCTTTGGCACTGGGGAAATCTGAAGAGGAAGCACTGAAGAACTTTAAAGTCAAATTTAATGAAGCTCTAAGAGAGAGCTGGAAGACCAAGGTGAACTGGATGATGCACACTTTTGCCAAAGATAACAGATAA
- the LOC113065350 gene encoding forkhead box protein L2-like — translation MDRREESGNLQSRDKAEDGPGTAGDGGAAPAPEKPPYSYVALIAMAIRESEEKKLTLNDIYSFIISKFPYYEKNKKGWQNSIRHNLSLNECFVKIPRENGGERKGNFWTLDPAFQDMFEKGNYRRRRRVKRPYRAPPLPSGFNFTDSYCLQQEPVYWQTPFVSTSSWSHQSSSPTHISSYLQPMLGNARPLSPNDYANSPVSYYHGQHHHILPPYRPYHRHPNALVPLNGMTPPVSPGGSSISTCSYPPQNSHPELVHHPFD, via the coding sequence ATGGATCGCAGAGAGGAGTCTGGAAACCTGCAATCCCGAGATAAAGCAGAGGACGGTCCGGGTACCGCGGGGGATGGAGGAGCCGCTCCAGCACCTGAAAAGCCTCCTTATTCGTATGTGGCTCTCATTGCAATGGCCATAAGAGAAAGCGAGGAGAAGAAGCTGACCCTGAATGACATCTACAGCTTCATTATATCCAAGTTTCCATACTACGAGAAGAACAAAAAGGGGTGGCAGAACAGCATCAGACACAATCTGAGCCTCAACGAGTGTTTCGTGAAGATTCCCCGGGAGAACGGCGGGGAGAGGAAGGGGAACTTCTGGACGCTAGATCCTGCGTTTCAAGACATGTTTGAAAAGGGTAATTACAGGCGCAGGAGGCGCGTCAAGAGACCCTACCGAGCACCCCCCTTACCGTCTGGATTTAACTTCACCGACTCGTACTGCCTGCAACAGGAACCCGTTTACTGGCAAACCCCGTTCGTCAGCACCAGTTCCTGGAGTCACCAGTCCAGCTCTCCGACGCACATCTCCAGCTACCTGCAGCCCATGCTTGGTAACGCGCGCCCTCTGTCTCCAAACGATTACGCCAACTCTCCCGTGAGTTATTACCACGGTCAACACCATCACATTCTCCCGCCCTACAGACCGTACCACCGGCATCCGAACGCTCTGGTGCCTCTAAACGGCATGACTCCACCGGTGAGCCCGGGCGGAAGCTCCATATCCACCTGCAGCTACCCGCCGCAGAACAGCCACCCTGAACTGGTACATCATCCATTTGACTGA
- the LOC113065621 gene encoding transmembrane protein 201, producing the protein MESFNQILLQYPPFVIGGVGATAIAAGGALIYRIATRKKPTHVKVNCWFCNQDTVVPYGNRNCWDCPYCEQYNGFQENGDYNKPIPAQYMEHLNHGVSAGVPETPKTLQWVNCQMLLCKKCNNNQTVKIKQLASFIPRDDENYDEEIEVFKHHLEQTFKLCRPCQTAVEYYIKHQNRQLRALLFNHQLRRSRDADKAFIKNNYSLTTPAWLILLRVLAFLACAFLVAVALSGSGDVASSVMQTLSGGVTPPKRPVQNESESNAEAGSMMWYDLVGLLPEKAVENARLVWQSGSEHQMAVASVGLLTCITGVLMAGPVRLRRIDAVASVLWLLVICFYLAECYLKTDIPDWLEMVKLGITSVCCLVGFAAAVATHKSTSQRRARARRYLSGSSPGPYYSNHCPPLSAPVSGSSTFIPTPPPNLSQLLIHQQSHRTCKSSPSSLPGRLNRALSLGTIPSVARADSGFLFSGSRPSSQCQDSPPSDYYSLKSGSRPSSPGPSPTPSVAGSVTSTSSSARQRRPLISPARLNISGQKLQLFSAPPEPFSLASPPPFPSEQNHVHSGGFLPDVPHFHSQNHGSLIDEGSVFEHVEKRMDGSSASSDCHVDTTTGNGTDSSPAWKGFWGLTLWPGVLFTSLTINLSFICVYLYYNWR; encoded by the exons ATGGAGTCCTTCAACCAAATATTACTACAGTACCCGCCATTTGTAATTGGAGGTGTCGGAGCAACGGCGATTGCTGCAGGAGGAGCGCTAATCTATAGAATTGCAACCAG GAAAAAACCAACTCATGTCAAAGTGAATTGTTGGTTCTGCAATCAGGACACAGTTGTCCCCTATGGGAACAGAAACTGCTGGGATTGTCCATACTGTGAACAGTATAATGGCTTTCAGGAg AACGGGGACTACAACAAGCCCATTCCTGCTCAGTACATGGAGCATCTCAACCATGGCGTTTCGGCCGGTGTCCCGGAGACACCGAAGACTCTGCAGTGGGTCAACTGCCAAATGCTTCTGTGCAAGAAGTGCAACAATAACCAGACAGTGAAGATTAAGCAGCTGGCCTCGTTCATCCCCAGGGATGAT GAAAACTATGATGAGGAGATCGAGGTATTTAAGCACCACCTTGAGCAGACCTTCAAGTTGTGCCGGCCGTGCCAGACAGCAGTGGAGTACTACATCAAACACCAGAACCGACAGCTGCGGGCTCTGCTCTTCAACCACCAGCTCAGACGCAGTCGGGATGCTGATAAAGCCTTTATTAAG AACAACTACTCCCTCACCACTCCTGCCTGGCTGATCTTGCTCCGAGTCCTTGCGTTTCTCGCCTGTGCCTTCCTTGTAGCTGTGGCTCTGTCTGGATCTGGAGATGTGGCCTCCTCCGTCATGCAGACTTTAAGCGGAGGAGTCACCCCACCTAAACGCCCCGTCCAAAATGAGAGTGAAAGCAATGCTGAGGCGGGCAGCATGATGTGGTATGATCTGGTGGGTCTTCTGCCGGAAAAGGCTGTGGAGAACGCTCGGCTCGTCTGGCAGTCCGGAAGCGAACATCAGATGGCCGTGGCCTCTGTTGGTCTCCTAACTTGCATCACAGGTGTCTTAATGGCAGGACCTGTCAG GTTGAGGAGGATTGACGCTGTGGCCTCTGTGCTTTGGCTTCTGGTGATCTGTTTTTATCTGGCAGAGTGTTATCTCAAGACGGACATCCCTGATTGGTTGGAAATGGTCAAGTTGGGCATCACCTCTGTGTGTTGTCTGGTGGGATTCGCTGCCGCTGTGGCAACACACAAATCCACGAGTCAGAGAAGAGCCAGAGCTCGCAG GTATTTGTCTGGCAGTTCACCTGGGCCATACTACAGTAATCACTGTCCCCCGCTGTCTGCACCTGTGTCTGGATCCTCCACCTTCATCCCAACACCTCCTCCCAACCTGTCACAGCTGCTCATCCACCAGCAAAGCCACAGAACGTGCAAATCCTCGCCCTCATCGCTCCCTGGGCGACTCAACAGGGCCCTCTCTCTGGGAACTATTCCCTCCGTAGCACGAGCAG ATTCAGGTTTCCTCTTCAGTGGGAGTAGACCATCTTCACAGTGTCAAGACTCTCCACCTTCAG attacTACTCCCTAAAATCTGGAAGCCGGCCCTCTTCTCCTGGACCGTCTCCAACCCCATCTGTGGCAGGATCCGTCACTTCCACCTCTAGCTCTGCCAGGCAGCGCCGGCCACTCATCAGCCCAGCCAGACTCAACATCAGTGGGCAAAAGCTGCAGCTCTTTTCCGCTCCTCCGGAGCCTTTTAGTCTGGCCTCACCTCCTCCCTTTCCTTCGGAGCAAAACCATGTGCACAGCGGAGGATTCTTGCCTGATGTTCCACACTTCCATTCACAGAATCATG GTTCACTGATCGATGAGGGCAGTGTGTTTGAGCATGTGGAGAAGCGAATGGACGGCTCCTCTGCATCGTCAGACTGCCATGTAGACACGACCACAGGAAATGGAACTGACAGCAGTCCTGCATGGAAGG GTTTTTGGGGGTTGACGCTTTGGCCTGGTGTACTGTTTACCAGTTTGACCATTAACTTATCCTTTATCTGCGTCTATCTCTATTACAATTGGAGATGA